The genomic segment CAGCAGAAATGATGGAATGGTTTAAAAACAATACCACACCCATAGGTTCAAAAGCAAAAGAAGAAAATCCTGGGCTTATTGAACGCGGTATATTTATCCAGGAAGACAGGCCCGAATATTGTGATGAATACGACAAGATTGTTGAAAAAGCACAAGGAGGGCGGGTATAATGGAAAGATGCAGACTTGTTTTTTCAGGTTCAGGCGGGCAGGGCGTTATAACAGCAGCCATTATACTGGCAGAATCTGCTGTAATTCATGAAGGACTTAATGCAACCCAGGCTCAGGCGTACGGTCCTGAAGCCAGGGGAGGAGCCACGCGATCAGATATAATTATTGCTGATTCAGAAATTCATTATCCAAAAGTAACACAGCCCAATGTCCTGGTATGTCTGACCCAGGAAGCTTATACCAAGTTTTATCCTATTATCAGGCCGGGCGGGATTTTGCTCACTGATTCCAGGTTTGTTAAAATGTACACAAAAGTAGATGCCAGGCAGGTGCAGATTCCAATGTTTAAGACCATAATGGAAGAAATCGGCAAACCTATTGTTTTCAATATCTGTATGCTTGGAACAGTAATCGGCTTAACAGGGCTGGTAAAACCGGAATCAATTATGAAAACTCTGGAAACCAGGATTCCGGCAGGATTTCTTGATTTAAACAAAAGAGCGCTGGATCTTGGGATAAGACTGGGCAAAGAATATAAAAAATAGATTTTCATAAATATTTTTCACATTAAAACAGCAGGAAGATACAGAGAAATATATTTGTATTTTCCTGCTTTTTTTATTTACTATATATTATGATAAATCATATAATCAAAAAACTATGTGTAAAAAGATAATTATAATTTTTTTAATATTTTTTCAAGCTATATCCTGTAATGGTGAAGAACCTGACAATAACTGCAGTAAAGAATTGTCTGTACCTGAAAAGAATAAAAAATTTTTATTATTAAATTCAGCAGGTATAGGAATAATAACAGCATGGGGAATTGCCAAATGGGATTATTTTTCAAAAGCACCCCATTCAGGTTCAGAAGGATGGTTTGAACAAAGTACTGATGAAGGCGGTGCTGATAAGCTTGGGCATCTTTACACTAGTTATGTGCTGACCCATGGATTATCATATATATATGAAAAATATTGCTTATCTCAAAATGACGCATACTTATACGGCGCACTTTCCTCTTTTGCAATCATGGGATATATGGAACTTGGGGATTCATTCAGTGAATATGGGTTTTCCTATGAAGATATGATATCCAATATTGCAGGATGCGCTTTTGGCTATTTCCTGCTGAAAAAACCTGAACTGGCAGATAAGATTGACTTGCGCTGGGAATATGGTTTTGATCCTGAAAGTGCAGATTTTTTTACTGATTATGAAAATTCAAAATACCTGATTGCTGTTAAGTTAAATGGATTTGAACCAGTTAAAAAAAGCTTTTTAAAACATATTGAACTTCATGCAGGTTATTATTCAAGGGGTTTTTCAGGTGATGAACACAAAAAAGAAAGAAATGTTTATATAGGAATAGGATTTAATTTAACCGGCCTGTTTAAAAAACTTTCCTTTAAAAAAACAGGAACTATTTTGAATTATATTCAAATACCAGGGACCAGCCTTCAGCTTAAACATGATTTAAGCAGGTAATTTTTCATCTGCTGTTTTGCTATTAATAGTAATTCTGTTACCCCTTCCATTTAAAAGATATTATATAAAAATAAGATATAAAAAAGAATCAAGAAAAAAATTATATCATAACATATTGTTTATTATTGTTATAATTAAAATTATTATTTCCTGTTAAGTTTTGCTCTTGACAGATAATAATTGTTTGCTTAAAAGAATAACGATAACATTGTTACATTAGTTAATGAATATTTTTTTATAATATTTTTTATAGTTAGTAATATCATATTGTTATGATATTAAATTATCAAAGAACATTATTATTTTTATTAACAGCAGCCTGAATAATAATAGAATCCGATAAAGTATATTTTATTATTATTTCAAAATGTTATTTTAAATATTCAGCTCAATTTATACTGTTAAAGCTATAATCTGGTAACAATGTTAGCTTGATACTTTTGGAAGAAATTCAAATATAATATTTATTAACCTTATTTTTTACAATGGAGGAAGAAATGAACTGGCTTATCAACACTTTTAGTTCTTCCATCGGTAAAAAGCTGATGATGGCTGTAACAGGCCTCGGCTTTATCGGATTCATTGCAGGGCATCTTGCAGGGAATCTGACAATTTACGGTGGAAAAGATTTGTTTAACAGTTATGCAGAGCATCTTCATTCACTTGGGCCCCTGGTAACAGCAGCAGAATGGATTTTGCTGACAATGGCATTAATCCATGTTCTTACAGGTCTGACTCTTTTTTATCAGAACTTTAAATCACGTCCTGTAAAATATGCTGTGAACAAAAATGCAGGAGGCAGAACCATTGGTTCAGGAACCATGCCTTATACAGGTATCCTGATGCTTGCTTTTGTTATTATCCATCTTATGAATTTCCATTTTGTGGATAAAACAAACATCACAATCTTTGAGATTGTATCCCAGGCATTCAGCAGCCCGGCATATGTTGTATTATATGTTGCTGCAATGATTGTTGTAGCTCTTCATGTCAGTCACGGATTCTGGAGTGCATTTCAGACCATTGGCGCAAACCATCCCAAATATATGCCCATTATTCAAATGGCAGGTCTTGGGTTCAGCGTAATTGTAGGAATCGGTTTTGGTTTTATTCCGATTTATATCTCTATTCTCGCATAAGGAGGTTTTAAGATGCAGCTTGATGCAAAGATCCCGAGCGGTCCCATACAGGATAAATGGGATAAACACCGTTTTGAACTGAAACTTGTCAACCCTGCCAATAAAAGAAAATATAATATTATTGTTGTAGGCACCGGCCTTGCTGGTGGTGCTGCAGCAGCAACAATGGGTGAGCTTGGTTATAATGTAAAAAATTTCTGTGTCCAGGACAGCCCCCGCCGGGCCCACAGTATTGCGGCCCAGGGCGGTATTAATGCTGCAAAAAACTACCAGAATGACGGCGACAGTATCTGGCGTTTGTTTTATGATACAGTCAAAGGCGGTGATTTCAGAGCCAGGGAAGCCAATGTTTACCGTCTTGCCCAGGTAAGCCGCAATATTATTGACCAGGGCGTAGCCCAGGGTATTCCTTTTGCCCGTGAATACGGGGGACAGCTTGCAAACCGTTCCTTTGGCGGTGCCCAGGTTTCCCGTACGTTTTATGCCAGGGGACAGACAGGACAGCAGCTTCTTTTAGGTGCATACAGTTCCCTGTCCCGCCAGATTGCAGCCGGAAAGGTTGAGATGTTTCCCCGCCGGGAAATGCTTGATGTGGTTCTTATTAATGGCAAAGCCAGGGGCATTATTACAAGAAACCTGGTAACAGGCGAGATTGAAAAACATGTCGGCGATGCAGTTGTTCTGGCAACAGGTGGTTACGGTAATGTTTTTTTCCTTTCAACAAATGCCATGAGCTGCAATGTTAATGCTGCTTTCAGAGCCTATCGCAGAGGCGCTTTTTTTGCTAATCCATGTTATACCCAGATTCATCCGACCTGTATTCCTGTTCATGGGGATTATCAGTCAAAACTGACCCTTATGAGCGAAAGCCTTAGAAATGACGGCAGGGTTTGGGTTCCCAAAAAACCAGGGGATAACAGGCTTCCTCATCAGATTCCTGAATCTGAAAGAGATTATTATCTTGAGCAGAAATACCCAAGCTTCGGCAACCTGGTTCCCAGAGACGTGGCTTCACGAAATGCAAAAGAGCAGTGTGATGCAGGCAAAGGCGTGGGTGAAACAAAGCTGGCAGTTTATCTTGATTTTGAAGATGCTATCAAACGCGACGGCAAAGACGTTATTGCAAAGAAATACGGCAACCTGTTCCAGATGTATGAAAAGATCACAGCTCAAAATCCCTATGACACACCCATGATGATATATCCGGCTGTTCATTATACAATGGGCGGTCTCTGGGTGGATTATAATCTTATGACTACTGTACCTGGAATGTTTGCCACAGGCGAATGCAATTTTTCAGATCACGGTGCAAACCGTCTTGGTGCAAGCGCTCTTATGCAGGGACTGGCAGATGGTTATTTTGTTATTCCCTATACCATAGGCGGATATCTGGCAGGAGAATCCCTGGAAAAAGTAACAACAGATCATCCTGCTTTTAAAGAATCCCTTGATTATGTAAATAATAGAATCAACAAGCTCATGTCAATCAACGGCAAGCGTACTGTTGATGATTTCCACAAAAGACTGGGGCATATTATGTGGGATTACTGCGGTATGGCAAGAAATAATGACGGTCTGGACAAAGCAAAGGTTATGATCCAGGAACTCAGGGCTGAATTCTGGGAAAATGCAATGGTTCCCGGTCAAACCAATGATGTAAACCAGAGCCTTGAAAAAGCAGGCCGTGTTGCAGATTTTCTTGAATTTGCAGAATTAATGGTAACAGATGCACGCCATCGCCAGGAATCCTGTGGAGGTCATTTTAATGAAGGTTTTCAAACCGAAGAAAACGAAGCCAGACGGGATGATGAAAATTTCTGCTATGCTGCTGCATGGGAATCAAAAGGTCTTGACGCGGAACCTGAACTGCATAAAGAACCGCTGGAGTTTGAACATGTTAAATTGACACAAAGGAGTTACAAATGACAGCAAAATCCATTAATCTCACCCTTAAGGTCTGGCGCCAGAATGGTGAAAAAGATAAGGGCAGATTTGAAAATTATACTGCAAATAACATATCAACAGATATGTCCTTCCTGGAAATGCTGGACGTGGTAAATGAAAATCTGGCTCATGAAGGTAAAGAACCCATTACCTTTGACAGCGACTGCCGTGAAGGTATCTGCGGCCAGTGCGGATGTGTAGTCAATGGCCGGGCGCACGGTCATGAAAAAGGAACCACCCTGTGCCAGCTTCATATGCGGCATTTTGATGACGGGGATACTATTGCCATTGAGCCTTTCCGTGCCAAGGCATTCAAGGTTCTCAAGGATCTGATGATTGACAGGAGCGCTTTAGACAAGATTATCCAGGCTGGCGGGTATATTTCTGTAAATGCCGGCGGCGCGCCTGATGCTAATGCTATTTCCATTGCCCAGGATGTGGCTGAAAAAGCAATGGATGCAGCAGCATGTATTGGCTGTGGAGCCTGCGTGGCCTCCTGCCCC from the Desulfonema limicola genome contains:
- a CDS encoding 2-oxoacid:acceptor oxidoreductase family protein — encoded protein: MERCRLVFSGSGGQGVITAAIILAESAVIHEGLNATQAQAYGPEARGGATRSDIIIADSEIHYPKVTQPNVLVCLTQEAYTKFYPIIRPGGILLTDSRFVKMYTKVDARQVQIPMFKTIMEEIGKPIVFNICMLGTVIGLTGLVKPESIMKTLETRIPAGFLDLNKRALDLGIRLGKEYKK
- a CDS encoding DUF2279 domain-containing protein, coding for MCKKIIIIFLIFFQAISCNGEEPDNNCSKELSVPEKNKKFLLLNSAGIGIITAWGIAKWDYFSKAPHSGSEGWFEQSTDEGGADKLGHLYTSYVLTHGLSYIYEKYCLSQNDAYLYGALSSFAIMGYMELGDSFSEYGFSYEDMISNIAGCAFGYFLLKKPELADKIDLRWEYGFDPESADFFTDYENSKYLIAVKLNGFEPVKKSFLKHIELHAGYYSRGFSGDEHKKERNVYIGIGFNLTGLFKKLSFKKTGTILNYIQIPGTSLQLKHDLSR
- a CDS encoding succinate dehydrogenase cytochrome b subunit, which encodes MNWLINTFSSSIGKKLMMAVTGLGFIGFIAGHLAGNLTIYGGKDLFNSYAEHLHSLGPLVTAAEWILLTMALIHVLTGLTLFYQNFKSRPVKYAVNKNAGGRTIGSGTMPYTGILMLAFVIIHLMNFHFVDKTNITIFEIVSQAFSSPAYVVLYVAAMIVVALHVSHGFWSAFQTIGANHPKYMPIIQMAGLGFSVIVGIGFGFIPIYISILA
- a CDS encoding fumarate reductase/succinate dehydrogenase flavoprotein subunit, translating into MQLDAKIPSGPIQDKWDKHRFELKLVNPANKRKYNIIVVGTGLAGGAAAATMGELGYNVKNFCVQDSPRRAHSIAAQGGINAAKNYQNDGDSIWRLFYDTVKGGDFRAREANVYRLAQVSRNIIDQGVAQGIPFAREYGGQLANRSFGGAQVSRTFYARGQTGQQLLLGAYSSLSRQIAAGKVEMFPRREMLDVVLINGKARGIITRNLVTGEIEKHVGDAVVLATGGYGNVFFLSTNAMSCNVNAAFRAYRRGAFFANPCYTQIHPTCIPVHGDYQSKLTLMSESLRNDGRVWVPKKPGDNRLPHQIPESERDYYLEQKYPSFGNLVPRDVASRNAKEQCDAGKGVGETKLAVYLDFEDAIKRDGKDVIAKKYGNLFQMYEKITAQNPYDTPMMIYPAVHYTMGGLWVDYNLMTTVPGMFATGECNFSDHGANRLGASALMQGLADGYFVIPYTIGGYLAGESLEKVTTDHPAFKESLDYVNNRINKLMSINGKRTVDDFHKRLGHIMWDYCGMARNNDGLDKAKVMIQELRAEFWENAMVPGQTNDVNQSLEKAGRVADFLEFAELMVTDARHRQESCGGHFNEGFQTEENEARRDDENFCYAAAWESKGLDAEPELHKEPLEFEHVKLTQRSYK
- a CDS encoding succinate dehydrogenase/fumarate reductase iron-sulfur subunit, giving the protein MTAKSINLTLKVWRQNGEKDKGRFENYTANNISTDMSFLEMLDVVNENLAHEGKEPITFDSDCREGICGQCGCVVNGRAHGHEKGTTLCQLHMRHFDDGDTIAIEPFRAKAFKVLKDLMIDRSALDKIIQAGGYISVNAGGAPDANAISIAQDVAEKAMDAAACIGCGACVASCPNASAMLFVSAKVSQLALLPQGKPEAAKRAISMVRAMDSLGFGNCTNERECEAECPKEISIVNIARMNREYLKASFFSDVI